In one window of Serinus canaria isolate serCan28SL12 chromosome 18, serCan2020, whole genome shotgun sequence DNA:
- the MRPL58 gene encoding peptidyl-tRNA hydrolase ICT1, mitochondrial, producing the protein MAAHTLRGLCRPRPGLALLCARFSQQPAAGTEYRSSHSLDKLYPPRQDRTAVRTTEELQPPALDIPMARLTVSYSRSSGPGGQKVNKVNSKAEVRFHLASADWIPEAVRQKMALMHRNKINRGGELIVTSEESRYQMRNLAICLDKIRAMVTEAIEKPRVVSKETTQKLIERVEKMNRERLRQKKIHSTIKQSRKADFD; encoded by the exons ATGGCGGCACACACGCTGCGGGGCCTGTGTCGGCCGCGGCCGGGGCTGGCGCTGCTGTGCGCCCGGTTCTCGCAGCAGCCCGCCGCCGGCACCGAGTACCGGAGCTCCCACAGCCTGGACAAGCTGTACCCTCCGCGGCAGGACAGAACAGCCGTCCGCACAACG GAGGAGTTGCAGCCGCCCGCCCTCGACATCCCCATGG CTCGCCTGACCGTGTCCTACAGCCGGAGCAGCGGCCCCGGCGGACAGAAAGTTAATAAAG TGAATTCCAAGGCTGAGGTTCGGTTCCACCTGGCATCGGCCGACTGGATTCCCGAAGCTGTGAGACAGAAAATGGCTCTGATG CACAGGAATAAGATAAACCGGGGTGGTGAGTTGATTGTGACCTCGGAGGAGAGTCGCTACCAGATGAGGAATCTGGCGATTTGTCTGGACAAAATCCGGGCCATGGTCACGGAGGCCATCGAGAAACCCAGGGTGGTGTCTAAGGAGACAACACAGAAACTCATAGAGAG gGTGGAAAAAATGAACCGTGAACGGCTAcgacagaaaaaaatccactcaactataaaacagagcaggaaggcAGATTTcgactga